In Candidatus Hydrogenedentota bacterium, the following are encoded in one genomic region:
- a CDS encoding sigma-54-dependent Fis family transcriptional regulator, with amino-acid sequence MPGSILVVDDEKMIRWSLRKRLEQDGYTVTEAESGDVARQHFRKENFELALFDMRLPDTDGMSLVRELHELQPDSAAIIITAYSSLEGAVDAIKNGAADYLAKPFDLDELSITVKRVHESSVMRRNLSTELDQKRSQFGLDNIIGESPQIMDVKSLIRKVAQGPNTTILLLGESGTGKDLVARALHYESSRGAYPFMNITCTALPESLLESELFGYEAGAFTSATARKKGLIELADRGTVFLDEIGDMAPTLQAKLLRILEEKSFKRIGGVTDIHVDMRLIAATNRNLETMVRDRTFREDLYYRLNVVPITMPPLRDRKGDVTVLARHFLSQFNREFRKGILGISPPGLEKLNQYAWPGNVRELRNVIERAVLLNEGPWVGPSDIILGRANFNTPPESLGEKVLLPAGGCTLAEAEESLLRQALNRADWNQTRTGAMLGISRDQVRYKIEKFGLKGPRASEHEE; translated from the coding sequence GTGCCGGGTTCAATACTCGTCGTTGACGACGAAAAAATGATTCGCTGGTCCTTGCGCAAGCGCCTCGAGCAGGATGGATACACCGTCACCGAGGCGGAATCCGGGGACGTCGCCCGGCAGCATTTCCGGAAGGAGAACTTCGAGCTCGCGCTCTTCGACATGCGCCTGCCCGACACCGACGGCATGTCGCTCGTCCGCGAACTCCACGAACTCCAGCCCGATTCCGCCGCAATTATCATCACGGCCTATTCCAGCCTGGAAGGGGCCGTGGACGCCATCAAGAATGGCGCTGCGGACTACCTGGCGAAGCCCTTCGACCTCGATGAGCTGAGCATCACCGTCAAGCGCGTGCACGAGAGCAGTGTCATGCGGCGCAACCTCTCCACGGAGCTCGACCAGAAACGATCCCAATTCGGGCTCGACAATATCATCGGCGAGAGCCCCCAGATCATGGACGTCAAATCCCTGATCCGGAAGGTGGCCCAGGGGCCCAACACCACGATCCTTCTCCTGGGCGAAAGCGGCACCGGAAAGGACCTGGTCGCGCGCGCGCTACACTACGAGTCCTCGCGCGGCGCCTACCCCTTCATGAACATCACCTGCACGGCCCTGCCCGAGTCGCTGCTGGAATCCGAGCTCTTCGGCTACGAGGCCGGCGCCTTCACCAGCGCAACCGCCCGGAAGAAAGGCCTCATCGAGCTCGCCGACCGGGGCACGGTCTTTCTCGACGAGATTGGCGACATGGCCCCCACGCTTCAGGCCAAGCTGCTTCGCATACTCGAGGAGAAATCCTTCAAGCGCATTGGCGGTGTCACGGACATTCACGTCGATATGCGCCTGATCGCCGCGACCAACCGCAACCTGGAGACGATGGTCCGCGATCGGACCTTCCGCGAGGACCTGTACTACCGGCTCAATGTCGTCCCCATCACCATGCCGCCGCTGCGCGATCGCAAAGGGGACGTCACCGTGCTCGCGCGGCACTTCCTCAGCCAGTTCAACCGCGAATTCCGAAAGGGCATTCTCGGCATCTCGCCGCCCGGCCTCGAAAAGCTCAACCAGTACGCCTGGCCCGGCAATGTCCGCGAATTGCGAAACGTAATCGAGCGCGCCGTGCTCCTCAACGAGGGCCCGTGGGTCGGACCGAGCGATATCATCCTCGGACGCGCCAACTTCAACACGCCGCCCGAAAGCCTGGGCGAGAAGGTTTTGCTGCCCGCCGGCGGATGCACCCTCGCCGAAGCCGAGGAAAGCCTCCTCCGCCAGGCCCTCAACCGCGCCGACTGGAACCAGACCCGCACCGGGGCAATGCTCGGGATCTCCCGCGATCAGGTTCGCTATAAGATCGAGAAGTTTGGATTGAAGGGGCCTCGCGCCAGTGAACACGAGGAATAG